One Streptomyces taklimakanensis DNA window includes the following coding sequences:
- a CDS encoding DEAD/DEAH box helicase family protein yields MAGIRLRPHQAEAVDAIVHVLEYRAGRQVPAEGLRATAVAATGAGKTLIAAEAARRLEPRGRVLVMVPTLDLLTQTIQAWQAAGHTSPAVAVCSLEGNEALEAQEALTFKIPRRRHLPTDTHAKEAQARRTNTPANLGPPRIRHRDVQRPVPDPQRVNYEQ; encoded by the coding sequence ATCAGGCTCCGGCCGCACCAGGCCGAAGCGGTGGACGCGATCGTCCACGTGTTGGAATACCGCGCAGGACGTCAGGTGCCGGCAGAGGGGTTGCGGGCCACCGCGGTGGCGGCCACCGGGGCGGGCAAAACCCTGATCGCGGCCGAGGCCGCCCGAAGGCTGGAGCCGCGCGGCCGGGTACTGGTCATGGTGCCCACCCTGGACCTGCTCACCCAGACCATCCAGGCATGGCAGGCGGCCGGCCACACCAGCCCCGCCGTCGCGGTGTGCTCCCTGGAAGGCAATGAGGCCCTAGAGGCGCAGGAAGCCTTGACCTTCAAGATTCCCAGACGGCGTCACCTACCAACCGACACCCATGCCAAAGAGGCCCAGGCCCGCCGGACGAACACTCCGGCAAACCTGGGTCCTCCCCGGATCCGGCACCGCGACGTTCAACGCCCGGTACCGGATCCTCAACGAGTCAACTATGAGCAGTAG